The genomic interval ATGGGTGAGGAATTGCTTGTTGATATCATTCAGCAAAGACGAGTAGGCCGTGGCATCCTTCTGGAGGTCTTGAATCGCGTCCAGGTCGACAAAATGCTCCAATCGCAAGACCGCAGAGGCCGCTTCTGGGGTAGATCCGAACTTGTTGAGAAGCTGCGGAATAATTTGCGCCAAGCCGTGGGAGATTTCTTCCTGGAGCTCGGGGATCTTCTCCGTCAGGGCCTTCACCTTGCGCCCTCGCTTGTCAATATCGGATTTGGCAACATCGAGAACACGGAGCTTCACGGCAGCGCAGAGAACCTGAAGCAGAATAGCTTCCTGGCCCTCCTGCATCTTGTACAGGTTTCTCACAACGCCAGTCGTGTCATCTTCAGACGGATCGTCGGCAATCTGGGAGTGGTCGTAGAGCAGGTAACCAGCCAATGCTTGCCATTGAGAAAGGTCCTCCATATGGGGATAAATTGCTTCCGTTGCCAGAACAAACCGTGAATCTAGCGGCACGCCTGAGAGCGAATCACGCACCGAGGTCCGTTCTTGCTGCTGTTCAGATTCCTGCTGGTCGTACGCCTGAAACATGTCAACCAGGCACTTGAACTTGATCCATGCCCGTTTTGGTGAGTCGaagtcatcctcatcgtcgtcgggaAACATCTCGGTGATCTCATCCCCCACTTCCTCGGTGATTGATTCAAATGCGTCCTGCACGTTGGATACAAAGAAGCGACCGGCTGTCTTCCGGATGCGAGGATCCATGTCGAATACCAACCGGCCAGCGGCGTCGATATCGTCTGGTTCAAGGAATCCGGCTTCGCGGAGATGATTCAACAGCTCAACGGCCACCCCGCGGACATTGATGTCCGCATCCTGGACAGCGATCTCAACGATCCGTGAGCGGAAGCGCTCGGTAAAGGAATGAAGGCCGCCGATGTTATCTCTATTCTCATACAGCGGCAGCAATTGTGACACGGAAACAAGCCGGACTTGCGAAACCACATCCGCAAGATTCCATCCGAGATACCGCAAGTATTGTCCTTCAAAGAAGACCTCGCGGTATGTGCGAATCCATCGGCCCAGAGCCGCCAGGCACTCCGCACGGATCGTCCCATCAATATCTCGATAGCGGTGGACAAAAATCGTGTCGAAAAAATCTTGcaggagctcgtcgagtcGCTCAGTCTTCTCCTCACCCTCCGAAACAGCCTTCTGGATGGCGTCCACGCGACCCTTGTTCACagactttttcttcttttcgctCTCGAGTTGCTTGCGAGAGGTTGACACGGTCGCCATTACCTCCCGCGCAATTTCACACAAGGCATTCATGATTGCTAGACCGATGATGGTCGCCGTATGCCGAAATGGCCGACAACCGGCGGTGGACATGGAGGATACCCAGACGTGAATATTTTCGAGCAGGGCGTCATCCGTGTAGAGAACCGATGAGTGATGGAAAGTCTGGATGAGCGCGATCGTATACTCCTCAAGGAGAGTCTGGAACGCTCGGTATTTCTTTACCTTGGATACGAGGGGATAGTCAGTGATACCCTGTGCCTGGTATAAATTCTGTAAATCCTTGATGCGGTCTGGAGCATTGTCTGCATctgccgcctccgcctcacTGATCTCGAGATCGGCTCCGGCGCATCGTAGAATGAAGTTGATCAAGTCGCGCAGCCCTTGCCCATTGTGACGTTGGTATCGGGTCAGCCACTGGGCGGCAGCGGTGTCGGCATTGTTGCTCTTCCCAAAAACCTCCGCTAAAACCAAAACAGTCAGCCAGATTGTATGTACGGAGttccaaaaagaaaaaaacgTACCAAACAGCCCACGCTCACCAGCCGCGAGACTGGGTCGAGGCCTCGCTTTCTTGGGACGTGAACCTGGGAGTCGGCCATTGGCTGGTCGGAAGGCCAGCTGTCGTGCCAGTCCGTTGGCGGTGACCTTGGGTTTCTTTGCTGCATGAGATTTCCTGGAATTAGATAGTTTCTtggtggtggctttgcgTGCAGCACGGCGCCTTTCTCTCAActcctcctcgtccgcgtcttc from Penicillium psychrofluorescens genome assembly, chromosome: 5 carries:
- a CDS encoding uncharacterized protein (ID:PFLUO_007598-T1.cds;~source:funannotate), which gives rise to MEVDDPPTSPEAGSTTPAEDRRKSGRATRRPDIFSQSTHSAKRKRGEPRGDDDSESDDASESDSDDAADEDADEEELRERRRAARKATTKKLSNSRKSHAAKKPKVTANGLARQLAFRPANGRLPGSRPKKARPRPSLAAGERGLFAEVFGKSNNADTAAAQWLTRYQRHNGQGLRDLINFILRCAGADLEISEAEAADADNAPDRIKDLQNLYQAQGITDYPLVSKVKKYRAFQTLLEEYTIALIQTFHHSSVLYTDDALLENIHVWVSSMSTAGCRPFRHTATIIGLAIMNALCEIAREVMATVSTSRKQLESEKKKKSVNKGRVDAIQKAVSEGEEKTERLDELLQDFFDTIFVHRYRDIDGTIRAECLAALGRWIRTYREVFFEGQYLRYLGWNLADVVSQVRLVSVSQLLPLYENRDNIGGLHSFTERFRSRIVEIAVQDADINVRGVAVELLNHLREAGFLEPDDIDAAGRLVFDMDPRIRKTAGRFFVSNVQDAFESITEEVGDEITEMFPDDDEDDFDSPKRAWIKFKCLVDMFQAYDQQESEQQQERTSVRDSLSGVPLDSRFVLATEAIYPHMEDLSQWQALAGYLLYDHSQIADDPSEDDTTGVVRNLYKMQEGQEAILLQVLCAAVKLRVLDVAKSDIDKRGRKVKALTEKIPELQEEISHGLAQIIPQLLNKFGSTPEAASAVLRLEHFVDLDAIQDLQKDATAYSSLLNDINKQFLTHSDQDVLAEASVAFLHAKSSDEMREALESKIQELWDDMVEALGALSRKKDVQEGGSISDPTLTDLTNTVTRISNLAGITDCTSILETVPSTRSRSKKDRPEAPFNTLIHLAERGVLKEDEDEETAQAEAELVTSSLRTLLFYFMWKVQALAAALNDGKASFTTSYFEALTKSREMFASTLTKIMEKRSGLDELRFTATTTFLDLQTLFSTLRNVGQGNGNDEDVVFQTQSLVHEIGHDAQALITKIHGIAERTFARKSGHDIDPADDDAPKDDPEDEDEASDEDDDDEAVANERLRSNIVAEQRLCELTGKLVLAIIARIVDASGAKRGSLKKRLLRNKTALGPNYREVLTYLEERKPRSAPKSRAKQQPAKPGAAADQPAGKKSAISAEHVEDDDEEEEEEGGRPDPMEEDEDDDLRARGLVEDDIDREDENIEDLNALVADPDEDEDEVMGD